ACGACTTCGGCCCCTACCGCCTCGAGCGAGCGCACCAGCGACTGCGCGCCGGTCACCCGGACGGGGGTGCCTGCGGGCGGCGCCGGTTTCGGGCGTGCTCCTTGGCCGGGCTGCGCTGGACTCGGCGTGGGTGTCCCACTCGCCGGTGCCGTCCCGGCGTTCTTATCCGATCGCGAGGTGGCGCTTGTCATCGGTTTCTGCCTCGTGGGTGTCGGTGCCTGTGGGGCGACTTCTTCGGTTTTTCACTCGTTCGGGTGGCGGAGGCCTGGACATCAAAAAACCCTCGCCGACCGGAAGGTCGCACGAGGGTCGCGCGTCGACGCAGAGGCTGCTTCCCTAAGCGTCGACGCGCTTGGGAAGTACGATGCCAATCTGCGAGGTCACGGCTCAGACGTTAATCGGACGTCGTCCGCAGTGTCAACTCTGCGGGAGTAGCCTTCCGCATACTGGAACGCTGGCGAGCGGGCTCGGACCCGCGTTCGGCCGCCCGGCGGCGGCGGTGCACCATCAAGAGGTGGCGAAGAAAGCGCAGCAGAAAACGGCGACCACCGGCAGGCAGGCGATCCTGCGCATTCCGGGGATCGCGACGCTCGCCGTGGCAGTGCTCACCGTTTGTGTGACGCCCGCCGCATTCGCCGTACCCGGGCTGCAGGCCCTCTACCTGGTGCCGATCGCGCTGTTCGTCTGGATCCTGCGCACCCGGACCGTCGCGGACGCGCGCGGTCTCACCGTGCGGACGGTGTTCGGCCAGCGGGAACTGCCGTGGTCGGAGCTGAAAGGGCTGAGCCTGAGCAAGCGCGGCAAGGTCAGCGCGGTGACCACCGCCGGCGAGGAGGTCGCGCTGCCGACCGTGCGCACCCGGCATCTTCCGGTGCTGTCCCTGGTCAGCGAGGGCCGGGTGGGCGACCCCACCGGACTGACCGAGGATATGGACACCACGAGCGAGTCCCCGTCCACCGGACAGGAGTAGCCTCGGCCGTGGCCGCCGTGCGCGCGCTGCCCATCAGGTAGCCACGCCACCAGCCGCCCGCAACAGCTGGCGGCGCGCGGAACCCGTTTCTGCTCAGCCCCGCGACCCGAGCCAGTGCGCGCCGGATCGCCGAGCCTTCTGGAGGAGCCTTGCCCGCGCTGCGCTCCCGCACCACCACCCACGGCCGCAATGCCGCAGGCGCCCGTTCCCTGTGGCGGGCCACCGGCATGACCGATGACGACTTCGGCAAGCCGATCGTCGCGATCGCCAACTCCTACACCCAGTTCGTGCCGGGGCACGTGCATCTCAAGGACCTCGGCGGGATCGTGGCCGAGGCCGTCGCCGAGGCCGGTGGCGTGGCCAGGGAGTTCCACACCATCGCGGTGGACGACGGGATCGCGATGGGGCACAGCGGGATGCTGTACTCGCTGCCCTCGCGGGAGATCATCGCGGACTCGGTGGAGTACATGGTGAACGCGCACAAGGCCGACGCGCTGGTGTGCATCTCCAACTGCGACAAGATCACCCCGGGCATGCTGAACGCGGCGATGCGGCTGAACATCCCGGTGGTGTTCGTCTCCGGCGGGCCGATGGAGGCTGGTAAGGCCGTGGTGGTCGACGGGGTGGCGCATGCGCCGACCGACCTGATCACCGCGATCTCGGCATCGGCCAGCCCGGCCGTCGACGACGCCGGGTTGTCCGTTGTGGAGCGTTCCGCCTGCCCGACCTGCGGTTCCTGCTCCGGGATGTTCACCGCGAACTCGATGAACTGCCTCACCGAGGCGCTCGGGCTCTCACTGCCAGGCAACGGGTCCACCCTGGCCACCCACGCGGCGCGGCGGGAGCTGTTCACCGGCGCAGGCCGCACGGTGGTCGAGTTGTGCCGCCGCTACTACGCCGAGGACGACGAGAGCGTGCTGCCCCGCTCGATCGCGAACAAGGAAGCCTTCGAGAACGCGATGGCGCTGGACATGGCGATGGGCGGCTCCACGAACACGGTGCTGCACATCCTCGCCGCCGCGCAGGAGGGCGAGATCGACTTCACCCTCGCCGACATCGACGCGGTCGGCAGGCGGGTGCCCTGCCTTTCCAAGGTGGCTCCGAACTCCGACTACCACATGGAGGATGTGCACCGGGCCGGCGGCATCCCGGCGATCCTCGGTGAGCTGTACCGCGGCGGGCTGCTGAACACCGGGGTGCGCGCGGTGCACGCGGCCGGTCTGGACGAGTGGCTGTCCACTTGGGACATCCGGTCGGCCGCTCCCTCCGCGGCGGCGGTGGAACTGTTCCATGCCGCGCCCGGCGGGGTGCGCACCACCGAGGCGTTCTCCACCTCGAACCGGTGGTCCGATCTTGACCTCGACGCGGAGGGCGGGTGCATCAGGGACATCGCGCACGCCTACACCGCCGACGGCGGGCTGGCGGTGCTGCGCGGGAATCTCGCCGAGCACGGTGCGGTGATCAAGTCGGCCGGGATCGAGGAGTCGCTGTGGCGGTTCCAGGGTCCGGCCAGGGTGCTGGAAAGCCAGGAGGAGGCCGTCTCGGCGATCCTCGGCAAGCAGGTCCAGCCCGGCGAGGTGCTGGTGGTGCGCTACGAGGGCCCCTCGGGCGGGCCGGGGATGCAGGAGATGCTGCATCCCACGGCCTTCCTCAAGGGGGCGGGTCTGGGCAAACAGTGTGCCCTGGTCACCGACGGCCGGTTCTCCGGCGGCTCCTCCGGGATCTCGGTGGGACATATCTCGCCGGAGGCCGCGGCCGGCGGCACGATCGGCCTGGTGGAGAACGGCGACCAGATCCTGATCGACGTCCGCGAGCGCAGGCTGGAGCTGCTGGTGGACCCGGAGGTGCTCGCCGAGCGCCGGGCCAAGATGGAGGCGCGCGAACGCCCCTGGCAGCCCGCCGAGCGCGCCCGTCCGGTCACCGCCGCGCTGCGCGCCTACGCCCACCTGGCCACCTCGGCCGACACCGGCGCCGTCCGCCGCATCCCCTGACCGCAGCCTCAAACTGCGGCGAAGCTCAGCGGGCGAGGACGATGACGAGAACGGAGGCCGCGGCCGCGACCAGGATGCCGAGGATGGCGAACGGCATCGGCTTGCGCCGCCACGGGGTGTTCTTGTCCAGCGCGATCCGGCCGGAACCGGTGAACAGCAACGCCAGCGCGGCGGTGCCGAGCACGAGCTCGTACTCGAAGCCGCCGTTGCTCATGGACAGGCCGTTGTCGAACTTGACGAACACGATGTTCGCCATCACGCCGAGGATGGCCGAAGCGCCGATCCAGGTGAACAGCCCGAGCACGAGCAGGAGGCCGCCGCCGAACTCGGCCAGGGCGGTGAGCCAGGACAGCAGCGTGGTCTGGCTGGTGTAGCCCATCCCGCCGAGGGCGTCGGCGAAGCCGCCGATGCCAGGCCCGTCGAAGACGCCGAACAGCTTCTGCGCGCCGTGCGCCATCATCGTGGCGCCGACGACCAGGCGTAGCAGCAGCAAGCCGAAGTCGAGACCGCCGTGCCAGCGCGTGGAGTCGTCGGCCTGCCCGCCGGTGCCCGCCGTGCTGTCGGTGCCGTCGCTGACCCCGGACAGCAGGCTGGTCCGCTCCGCGTCGTCGCCAGCGGAGCCGGTGGATATCTGAGTGGTCTTGTACTCATCGTCGTGAGTGCTCACGCGCGCAGAGTAGGGCATCCCGGAGCCCGGGGCGCGCTGAGCGAGCACCGGGCCGGGCGGTGGGTGTCACCAGGACAGTTCCTCGCAGCGCCGGGCCGATTCCCGGGGTTCCACCTGGAGCGTGGCGTGCTCGATCGAATAACCTTTCGATAACAGATCCTGGGCGGCCACCAGGACCTCGGATGACTCCGCGTCCCGCTCGACCGTGAGATGCGCCGAAGCCACCTCCATCCCGGAGGTCAGGGTCCAGACATGCAGGTCGTGCACGTCGATCACCCCGGGGACCTTGGCCAGCTCCGCACTGATCCGGGCAACGTCCACCCCCT
The sequence above is drawn from the Amycolatopsis aidingensis genome and encodes:
- a CDS encoding PH domain-containing protein, whose amino-acid sequence is MAKKAQQKTATTGRQAILRIPGIATLAVAVLTVCVTPAAFAVPGLQALYLVPIALFVWILRTRTVADARGLTVRTVFGQRELPWSELKGLSLSKRGKVSAVTTAGEEVALPTVRTRHLPVLSLVSEGRVGDPTGLTEDMDTTSESPSTGQE
- the ilvD gene encoding dihydroxy-acid dehydratase translates to MPALRSRTTTHGRNAAGARSLWRATGMTDDDFGKPIVAIANSYTQFVPGHVHLKDLGGIVAEAVAEAGGVAREFHTIAVDDGIAMGHSGMLYSLPSREIIADSVEYMVNAHKADALVCISNCDKITPGMLNAAMRLNIPVVFVSGGPMEAGKAVVVDGVAHAPTDLITAISASASPAVDDAGLSVVERSACPTCGSCSGMFTANSMNCLTEALGLSLPGNGSTLATHAARRELFTGAGRTVVELCRRYYAEDDESVLPRSIANKEAFENAMALDMAMGGSTNTVLHILAAAQEGEIDFTLADIDAVGRRVPCLSKVAPNSDYHMEDVHRAGGIPAILGELYRGGLLNTGVRAVHAAGLDEWLSTWDIRSAAPSAAAVELFHAAPGGVRTTEAFSTSNRWSDLDLDAEGGCIRDIAHAYTADGGLAVLRGNLAEHGAVIKSAGIEESLWRFQGPARVLESQEEAVSAILGKQVQPGEVLVVRYEGPSGGPGMQEMLHPTAFLKGAGLGKQCALVTDGRFSGGSSGISVGHISPEAAAGGTIGLVENGDQILIDVRERRLELLVDPEVLAERRAKMEARERPWQPAERARPVTAALRAYAHLATSADTGAVRRIP
- a CDS encoding DoxX family protein, which produces MSTHDDEYKTTQISTGSAGDDAERTSLLSGVSDGTDSTAGTGGQADDSTRWHGGLDFGLLLLRLVVGATMMAHGAQKLFGVFDGPGIGGFADALGGMGYTSQTTLLSWLTALAEFGGGLLLVLGLFTWIGASAILGVMANIVFVKFDNGLSMSNGGFEYELVLGTAALALLFTGSGRIALDKNTPWRRKPMPFAILGILVAAAASVLVIVLAR